The genomic interval AAGAAAACTCGACGAGGAACTTGCGCCGCAAGAGGCTAAAACGTAACATTCCCGCTTTTCATCGGTGCTCTTTCCGATACGCTCAACAAAATGGAACAAGTTTCATGCGCACTCACTATTGCGGACATCTGAATGCCTCTCATATAGACCAAGAGGTTGAGATCACCGGTTGGGTTCATCGTCGTCGCGACCACGGCGGTGTGATCTTTATCGACCTGCGGGACCGTGAGGGTCTGGTGCAGGTGGTCTATGATCCCGACCGGGCGGAAATTTTTGCCATTGCCGAGCAGGTGCGCAATGAGTTCGTGCTGCGTGTTAAGGGGCGAGTGCGTGGACGACCTGATGGTAGCGTCAATTCGGACCTTTCCACCGGTGAGATCGAGATTCTTGGTCTCGAACTTGAAGTACTGAATCAGTCCGAAACCCCTCCTTTCCAGTTGGATGAGCATGAGAATGTCTCCGAGGAAGTGCGTCTGCGCTATCGCTACGTTGATCTGCGTCGTCCGGAGATGCAGCAACGTATTCGTCTGCGTGCTGCCGTGACCCGCGCTCTGCGCAACTATCTTGATGATAACGGCTTTCTCGATATCGAAACACCGATGCTGACCAAAGCGACCCCTGAGGGGGCTCGTGATTATCTGGTGCCTTCACGCACCCACCCGGGGCACTTCTTTGCACTACCCCAGTCACCTCAGCTGTTCAAGCAATTACTGATGATGTCGGGCATGGATCGCTACTACCAGGTAGTGCGTTGCTTCCGTGATGAGGATCTGCGTGCCGATCGCCAGCCGGAATTCACCCAGCTTGATGTCGAAGCCTCTTTTATTGAGGAAGAAGACATCATGGGGCTGATGGAGGAGATGATCCGCCAGGTGGTGAAACAGGTGCTGGGTGACGACCTTCCCAATCCTTTTCCGCGTATGAGCTATCAGGAAGCGGTTCATCGCTTCGGTACCGACCGCCCGGACCTCCGTTGTGCCATGGAGTTAGTGGATGTGGGCGACCTGATGGAAGGCGTCGAATTCAAAGTTTTCTCTGGTCCCGCCAAGGATCCTAAAGGTCGAGTCGCAGCCCTGTGTCTGTCCAAGGGGTGTGAGCTTAGCCGTAAAGAGATCGATGGCTATACCAAATTTGTCGGCATCTACGGTGCCAAGGGCCTTGCCTATATCAAGGTTAACGAAGTGGCCAAAGGGCGTGAGGGTCTGCAGTCTCCAATTCTCAAGTTCCTGCCGGATGACGCCGTGGATGAGATCCTGAAACGGACAGGTGCGGAAGATGGTGATCTGATTTTCTTTGGTGCTGATAGGGCAAACATCGTTAACGAAGCCTTGGGTGCCCTGCGTGTCAAACTGGCTGAAGACCGCGGTTTGATGGAAGATACTTGGCATCCCGTATGGATTGTTGATTTCCCAATGTTCGAGTGGGATGACCACCTCGGGCGCTGGAACGCCCTCCATCACCCCTTTACCTCCCCCAAGGATGATCAGCTGGAACTGCTCAATAGTGATCCAGGTGCTTGCCTCTCCCGTGCCTATGATATGGTGATCAACGGTAGCGAGGTGGGTGGTGGCTCCATACGTATCCATCGTCCGGAGGTACAGGAGCAGGTATTCCGCCTACTTGGTATCGGTGAGGAAGAGGCTCAGGAAAAGTTCGGCTTCCTTCTTGAAGCGCTTAAGTACGGTTGTCCTCCCCATGGAGGTCTCGCCTTCGGTCTTGATCGGCTGGTGATGTTGCTGGTTGGCGCCGACTCCATTCGCGAGGTGATGGCCTTCCCAAAAACTCAGACTGCGGCCTGTATGCTCACATCAGCTCCTTCCAAGGTGGATTCCGGGCAGCTGCGTGAACTCTCCATCAAGGTACGGCAGCCTCAGAGTGAAGAGAAGAAAGGATAACTCTTGCTTGAGCCCGGAACTGAAAACCCGCACTTATCGAGTGCGGGTTTTTTTAGGCATGCACCCCCATCTCAAACTTTAGGGAGACTCTGATCAAGTCATGATTGCTTTAAGCGGGCTAAAATTGCCCCAATTCGCTTCGAAGATCGCAGCAATAGAGTGGCTATTACCGCTCACTTCGAAACAAATTGGAACAATTTTATCTCAGCCTAAACCTAACCAGACTTAATCAGAGGCTCCCTGGTGAGATGACTGCGACGTCATTGTGCAATCGGGTATAATCTATTCATCACTTTTCTGATACAAGGCAAATCAATATGGCATCAAGATCATTCAATGGCAGCAGTTTTCTGTTGCGCTTCTTGCTGGCGATGGTGGTTGTTTTCTGTACCTATAATCCAGAAGGGGTCTCTTACTACCACTGGGCTCTGACCGATTTCGGTAGTATCTCTATCCTCAAAGCATTTATCGGTGTGGTGTTATTGATCGGTTGGGTCATCCTTGTACGAGCGACAATCGGCTCCCTGGGGATTATCGGCGTTGTATTGGCCGGTGCTTTTTTTGGCCTGCTGATCTGGTTGCTTATCGACTTGGTAGGTCTCGATCCCGCCAATATGAAAGTCATCAGCTATATCATCGAGGTGGTACTGGTGGGTGTACTTAGTGCCGGCGTCTCCTGGTCTCATATCCGCCGGCGGATGTCCGGTCAGATAGATATGGATGATGTTGAGGATTGAGCCTCTGTTCAGAAACAGCGCTTGTTGGACGCAGAGATCGCAAAGGGAAGCAGAGTGCGCAGAGGTTGCTGCTGAAAATTAAAGCACTACTCTGCGATCTCTGCGCTTCTCAGTGTTCTCTGCGTCCCGCTTTTTACAACGCATCCGATGCGTAATCTGCCAGCCGTGAACGCTCACCGCGCAGCAGGGTGATATGGCCGCTGTGCTCCCACTCTTTGAAGCGGTCAACCGCATAGGTGAGACCGGATGTGGTCTCAGTCAGGTAGGGCGTATCGATCTGTGAGACGTTGCCCAGGCAGACGATCTTGGTACCCGGCCCTGCACGAGTAATCAGGGTTTTCATCTGTTTCGAGGTGAGGTTTTGCGCCTCATCAAGGATGATGAACTTGTTGAGGAAGGTGCGCCCACGCATGAAGTTGAGAGAGTGGATGCGGATACGTGAGCGCAATAGGTCATCTGTGGCGGCACGTCCCCATTCGCCTCCTTCCGTTTGGGTCAGTACCTCCAGGTTATCCATCAAAGCACCCATCCAGGGCGTCATCTTCTCCTCTTCTGTCCCTGGCAGGAAGCCGATATCTTCACCCACGGGTACGGTGACACGGGTCATGATGATCTCCCGGTAGATGTTCTGGTCCAGGGTCTGGGCAAGTCCTGCAGCCAGAGCGAGGAGCGTTTTACCGGTTCCCGCCGATCCCAACAGGGAGACAAAGTCGATCTCTGGGTCCATCAGCATGTTGAGAGCAAAGTTCTGTTCGCGGTTGCGGGCGGAGATCCCCCACACGGAGTGCTTCTGCTGACGGTAGTCGTTGGCGAGCTCGATAATGGCATCGCTACCATCGATTCGTCGGACCATCGCTTCAAAACCGCTCTCACCCTCCATTAAAAGACACTCGTTGGCGTACCACTCCTCTGCATCCGGGCCACTTACCCGGTAGAAAGTACGGCCCTCCTCCTGCCAGGAATCGAGATCTTTACTGTGGCTCTCCCAAAAATCTTCCGGCAATACGGATTCACCACTGTAGAGCAGTGCGACATCGTCCAGTACTTGGTCGTTGTAGTAGTCTTCTGAGCAGATTCCCAGTACTGCTGCCTTGATACGTAGGTTGATATCCTTGGAAATAAGGATGACATCCGACTCTGGATGTTCGTTTTGCAGGGCAATAGCGATGCCCAAAATATTATTGTCCGGTATGTTCCCTGGTAGGGTCTCGGGGAGCAGTTGCCCCAGCGTCTTGGTTTGGAAGAAGAGGCGGCCATGTTCAGCGGTGTTGTTGGCTTTTCCGTTGCCTGGTGCAGGAAGCGGAAGGCCGGCATCGATAGCCTTCTTGCCGGCATCAGACATTAACTCATCAAGAAAGCGGGAGGTTTGGCGTACGTTGCGTGCAACTTCCGACATGCCTTTTTTTGACCTGTCCAACTCTTCCAGAACCACCATCGGGATAAAGACATCGTGTTCTTGAAAGCGGAAGATCGAGGTAGGATCATGCATCAATACGTTGGTGTCGAGGATGTATATTCGGCCCTTGTTATCATTCATTACTACTAAATCCTGAGGATTGGGGCTGTACCCC from Candidatus Sedimenticola sp. (ex Thyasira tokunagai) carries:
- the aspS gene encoding aspartate--tRNA ligase, with protein sequence MRTHYCGHLNASHIDQEVEITGWVHRRRDHGGVIFIDLRDREGLVQVVYDPDRAEIFAIAEQVRNEFVLRVKGRVRGRPDGSVNSDLSTGEIEILGLELEVLNQSETPPFQLDEHENVSEEVRLRYRYVDLRRPEMQQRIRLRAAVTRALRNYLDDNGFLDIETPMLTKATPEGARDYLVPSRTHPGHFFALPQSPQLFKQLLMMSGMDRYYQVVRCFRDEDLRADRQPEFTQLDVEASFIEEEDIMGLMEEMIRQVVKQVLGDDLPNPFPRMSYQEAVHRFGTDRPDLRCAMELVDVGDLMEGVEFKVFSGPAKDPKGRVAALCLSKGCELSRKEIDGYTKFVGIYGAKGLAYIKVNEVAKGREGLQSPILKFLPDDAVDEILKRTGAEDGDLIFFGADRANIVNEALGALRVKLAEDRGLMEDTWHPVWIVDFPMFEWDDHLGRWNALHHPFTSPKDDQLELLNSDPGACLSRAYDMVINGSEVGGGSIRIHRPEVQEQVFRLLGIGEEEAQEKFGFLLEALKYGCPPHGGLAFGLDRLVMLLVGADSIREVMAFPKTQTAACMLTSAPSKVDSGQLRELSIKVRQPQSEEKKG
- a CDS encoding DUF6524 family protein, which gives rise to MASRSFNGSSFLLRFLLAMVVVFCTYNPEGVSYYHWALTDFGSISILKAFIGVVLLIGWVILVRATIGSLGIIGVVLAGAFFGLLIWLLIDLVGLDPANMKVISYIIEVVLVGVLSAGVSWSHIRRRMSGQIDMDDVED
- a CDS encoding PhoH family protein: MNDNKGRIYILDTNVLMHDPTSIFRFQEHDVFIPMVVLEELDRSKKGMSEVARNVRQTSRFLDELMSDAGKKAIDAGLPLPAPGNGKANNTAEHGRLFFQTKTLGQLLPETLPGNIPDNNILGIAIALQNEHPESDVILISKDINLRIKAAVLGICSEDYYNDQVLDDVALLYSGESVLPEDFWESHSKDLDSWQEEGRTFYRVSGPDAEEWYANECLLMEGESGFEAMVRRIDGSDAIIELANDYRQQKHSVWGISARNREQNFALNMLMDPEIDFVSLLGSAGTGKTLLALAAGLAQTLDQNIYREIIMTRVTVPVGEDIGFLPGTEEEKMTPWMGALMDNLEVLTQTEGGEWGRAATDDLLRSRIRIHSLNFMRGRTFLNKFIILDEAQNLTSKQMKTLITRAGPGTKIVCLGNVSQIDTPYLTETTSGLTYAVDRFKEWEHSGHITLLRGERSRLADYASDAL